One stretch of Euphorbia lathyris chromosome 7, ddEupLath1.1, whole genome shotgun sequence DNA includes these proteins:
- the LOC136200611 gene encoding uncharacterized protein has protein sequence MKSVKKGKKYERRLHPILKPHPPTLNDYSDEDTIFPSLSQEMPTLDANQEGWRQILRGKQVHGAANINETRNAAAQTPSSIAPINDLRNKRITSASPHTRATIDDEGVHSSLRRSTLDKKRHNLNNNADNELVTEMGARHLQGSDNPQSDNLIDNYESNYPCPSDTEISPENSETFRGRSVGGRGPYKGMDLDKLTNGRKNKLVVFIPPGKYFRPIGKHSNKLSSWLGYCARIYGPPTEPWDEIEKKHRSRLWAMVQDYFDVSTDEKLKKREELGKVEHDRPEMKRAKFEYFCFFQMKTAYRRWKHKLHSQYRKYTNDDERLKHVPKELSAYAWKDMLKVFGSKDF, from the exons ATGAAGAGTGTAAAAAAGGGCAAGAAGTACGAGAGGAGATTACACCCGATACTTAAACCTCACCCACCTACCTTAAATGATTATTCCGATGAAGATACAATTTTCCCGTCACTAAGTCAAGAAATGCCTACTTTAGATGCAAATCAAG AGGGATGGAGACAAATTTTAAGAGGAAAGCAGGTACATGGTGCTGCTAACATTAATGAAACTAGAAATGCAGCTGCACAGACACCATCATCTATTGCGCCAATAAACG atttaagaaataaaagaattacaTCGGCTAGTCCTCATACACGTGCTACTATTGATGATGAAGGCGTGCATTCTTCGCTACGTCGATCTACTCTCG acaaaaagaGGCATAATTTAAATAACAATGCTGATAATGAACTGGTTACCGAGATGGGTGCTCGTCACTTGCAAGGTTCTGACAATCCACAATCTGATAATCTCATTGATAATTATGAATCCAACTATCCTTGCCCATCAGACACAGAGATAAGCCCTGAAAATTCTGAAACTTTTCGAG GGAGATCAGTTGGTGGTAGGGGACCATACAAAGGAATGGATCTCGACAAACTTACCAATGGAAGGAAAAACAAATTAGTTGTTTTCATTCCACCCGGCAAATATTTTAGACCAATTGGGAAACACTCTAATAAATTATCATCATGGTTAGGATACTGCGCAAGAATCTATGGACCTCCAACTGAGCCTTGGGATGAAATTGAAAAGAAGCACAGGTCCCGTTTATGGGCTATGGTTCAG GACTATTTTGATGTTAGTACTGATGAAAAGTTGAAGAAGCGTGAAGAGTTAGGAAAGGTCGAGCACGACAGGCCAGAAATGAAAAGGGCTAAGTTTGAGTACTTTTGTTTCTTTCAGATGAAGACAGCATATCGCAGATGGAAACATAAATTACATAGCCAATATCGCAAGTATACTAATGATGATGAACGTTTGAAACATGTTCCTAAAGAACTATCTGCATATGCTTGGAAAGACATGCTTAAAGTTTTTGGAAGCAAAGATTTTTAG
- the LOC136200827 gene encoding uncharacterized protein, whose amino-acid sequence MESEISPLLTDAIAIRLLQLVIRKSASLDSHEAIQIDLHNKITCSSYLNLRVLVKKELKNSDVGGLGRIILPKVTSAAIQYTSSMMRFVNFWTETNFDGRLVIHCDSYKKSIP is encoded by the exons ATGGAATCTGAGATATCTCCACTGTTGACGGATGCGATTGCGATTAGGTTACTGCAACTCGTGATTCGTAAATCAGCATCTCTTGATAGTCATGAAGCCATACAAATTGATCTTCACAATAAAATAACCTGCAGCAGCTACCT AAATTTAAGAGTGTTGGTGAAGAAGGAGCTGAAGAACAGTGATGTTGGGGGTTTGGGGAGGATTATACTTCCAAAG GTTACAAGTGCAGCTATCCAGTACACAAGTAGTATGATGCGGTTTGTGAATTTCTGGACTGAGACTAATTTTGATGGAAGATTGGTCATTCATTGTGATAGCTACAAAAAAAGTATTCCCTAG